From Solanum lycopersicum chromosome 4, SLM_r2.1:
GAATTAGCGTTTAGGAGGTATGTTCTACGAGATAAAACAGAGAGTTCGAGAGGATTGTAACAAGGAGTAGGGGAGTCAGAAGTGGAGatgagagagagatagagagaatTATAACATGAGTTTGACTTCTTGGAGAGTAAAGTCTTTAATTATAATAGTTAATCGATAAGAGAATAAAGGTAGTACAGTCAGTTCCTTGATCATCGAGTTGTAATCTTGAATTGTGCTTATTGAAAGTAATAAAATTGTAGCGtgattttttcctttccttgagAGAGGAAGGTTTCCATGATATTAAAAGctttgttttattgtgttgTGTTTGTTCTTTAGGCAAATTTACAAGAACATGATTCTTGTATAGGGATTAAGTTTTCTTCCCTCACAAACTTTAGAAACTCCAAAACataaaaacttaaatataaattaaatgaactaTCTACTGATCATCCTGTCAATTCCTGACTTCGGCTAAATATGAAAAAGCTCCAAATGTTGAAAACATAGAAAACGTGGAGAAGTCATTAGTGGCTTTTAAAAATCTCAAGATTATAACATATGttattgctattattttttGCATTGATTATGactaattttatacttttcatTTCCTTATTTACTTGATTTTAGTCTGGGTGActacatttataaaatatgcatatttagacaagtattttttaaaaatagatattttggATAATTGTACTATGAAATGatcttgaaaattcaaaaagaaatatatattcttgGAGTTAGAGGTAGATTTATCCAATCCAATTGTGTATGCACTTTAGTTAGCACATACAATATCTAGTTTATTTGTCACATGATTGATATTACTCTAGAGCTCATCCATTATAAATTATACATGCATTTTAGTGGTTATTGTAGCTCTCAATCATTGAACATTTTGTCATTCATTTTGATGTTTaggattttaatattatattatttttatggatgattctCTAAATTTACGTGACTTCATTTCATAAAAAACTAATCATAGAATTTTCCTATAGTTTGAGTGTTTAATCATAGAATTTTCCAATAGTTTGAGtgttttttaatatgaaatggaTATATGTTCAGTACttgtatcaaaaatatttttaaagtagcgaatgtgataaattaaataagattttGTTATATACATTTAATAGAATATAATTGTGAAgtgtgtatataaaaaaaagttttgtaCGATTTAAATAAGTTCATGACTCCATGGTgctgtaatatttaaaaaatttcatcttaTCGGAGATAATAagaaacttataattttatctGTTGATGGTTATTTTAGCATCTCACATTAATATAATACCTATAAGTGTCTTTATATATACTTATCTTAAgcttactttttttaaaaacgaATTGAtacctatttttattatttttatgaccTCAAAGTTGTGCACAAGCAAAGTAATTAAACTcatgtgaaaaaatataaaaaaggttGCTCGAATGCTAAAAAACCTCCGccaataattttgatattataattaaattattaatgaaaaaaaaagatcaaacatTTTAAGCTAggctaaaaaaaaatagtatgaaaAACTTGGCTAGGATAATGACAAGAAGAGAAaaccaaataagaaaaaaaaattaaaaggaaaagttCCTGACGTGAAAAttgatcaaaatatttattacttatataATTAACGGTTTAATCAATAGTAGCAATACATATGACATTGACAATAACTCAAAAAACGAGTAAATATCTCAAAAGGTCATTTAACTatgtgaaattatttgaaaaagtcACTTAACTtgattttgtatcaataaaatcattaaacttACAAAGTTTCTTTTATAAAGTCGgtcaaattaaactattttctaaaaaatcatTACAACCAAAAGATAAAAGAGATAATTGCATAAATCAGCCTACAAGCAGGacagaaattatataaatttatgccTATATATCATAAATGAGAATTCTTTGagtcaaaatattatattaaatgagcaataaaagaaaaaattaaaaccatcAAAGTTGAAGACAGGAAATAAATATCATCATATCAGTTCTTGTTTGAAGATAAAAATAGAGTTGCAGCATAAATGTGTTTGGTGcggaagaaaatattttgcacaatatttttttatatttgattgatcaaaatattttaaaaacattttttttattaaaaaaaatagattttttaaagaTCAGAGAAATAACTTtcctaataaaaataagaaaataagttaaTATAAGTGACATTTCACTTCAAATTTATTGGATCTCCCAATCCTGCCCTCGACCATCCCAACTCTATAGTAgtttttagaataatattttctcgAAAATCATTTTCCGTCATAACAAACATACCCAAACAGTATTTTTCAAGGAAATTTTAGGTCCAAATTGCTTGCATATGACTTAATAAGACCAACATGAAATTGTTGCAAGTTAAAAGAAGGGAAAAGACAAATTCCCCTAAAGTTGTCACAAAAAATCAGTTAAACGCTTAAACTATTGTAACAGGCCATTGTTGGACCGGAGAATTCCAAAAAGAATTAAGCTGATGGTATGCATTTACCATTATCATAAATCAGTGCAGAATCAATAGATTTACCAGACCAACTATGTTCATCCATAGGAAAAAATGATGTTATGAACCAGAAAGCATGAATAAATACGAAAAAAGTAACTCATAATGCCATAATGTATCTATGACGAATATTTATTCCCAGAGCTAAAGGAATCAATTAAGTCGAAGAAAAACACTGAATTGCCACTTCTtctgtgtgtatgtgtgtgtgcgcgGGAGGGGGGAAAAGCTTCTACATCATCACAGTTCCATGTGAAGAACTTTGTCAAAGCAAAAGGCTACAATGACTGGTCCAGCCACATCTCCAATAGCGCATCctgaaaaaattatgattttgattaaaTCTAGTAAAAGATGCTGAAAAGAAGCATATTGTGAGCTTACCAATCCACTGGCCAGTTGTAGGGCGAAATATCATTGCTCCTATCCCTGCTCCTATAGAAGCGAAAACAAGAGATGCACTACATCTGACAGTAACAATGGAAATCTTCCTTCCCAGAAGCTTCATTTTTTCTGATCCATCAAGTGTGTCGTCATCTTGTTTAGATTTAAAAAATCGCCAGATATCAATGCCAACTTGAACAAACCATGATGCCAAAACTCCCAGAAAATGACCTGATCAGATAGTGGGAAGTGAAGCATCAAGAATAGTGGCTAATCTAGGTGAACCATAAGAGAAGATTATTGAACAGATAATGTTAAACCTCTGCACGTTGTTTTTGTGACACTGCAAAAATAGATCATACTAGGCATTCCCCTTTGAGCCTTGCGTGCAGCTGACTTGGGAACATCTGCAGAAATTGATAAATGTTAGGTCTCGTAACGTCAATCAGCAAGGACTATAGATTTAAGCTTGCGGACAAGAAGAAAAACCTTTTAGAAGCTTCCATGCCATTCGCTGTGAAACATAGTGGACAGCCAATCTTTCCAGGACACGTCTTGTTGTTACAACAGCAGTCTGACCAGAAGATACATAACGTTAATAGCAAACAAGATCTTTCAGtatatactttcacattgaaTAGTATGCAAGTGCATGATTTGAAGCTTAAATTGAaagtaattttcaaaataaaagaaaactactcatacaaaaacacattggtccGTGAAAAGGTCAGATGTAACAAATCAGTTAAGGGACCAGATTATACTGCGCAGTTGTCTTATGGCATGTAAACGGTCTCTAAGCTCAACAAAACTAATTGGTAGAGAGAACTATCCAAGCAGTAGAAGATGAGAAATAAGAATGGAAGACCTAGTCTAACATCTCCAGTCTTTTTTAgtataaaccaaaaaaaagaagcGGGAAGCTGGAAATGCATGTTCAGCAGTACACCCACTAGATTCGAATAATTTCTTTCTTTGGAACTTTTTTTGAGAAGTAACGAAAATAATAGTTGgagattattttgataaatatttgcCTCACAATCTAGTCCACCACTTCAACTTTTTCTCCAAGTGAAATTCATGTCGAAATACTAAAAACCAGCAGCCAGAAGATGTTGTGATATTTACAGAGAGCTTTCTTTGTTAAAAATTGTGAGCTCTGGCATGTATGTAGGGTAAGACAAAGGTAGCACCTAAAGTTTGTGGCATTTTATACCAGACTCATCACAATACTAACCCCACAAACAAGCACCTCAAGTCTTGGATGAAAAATATCACTAGATTGTAGCTAAAAAGCAGAGAAGTCAACTGGACTTCTTCCATCTCCATTCTCCTTCGAAGACATGCTCTGCCACCTTTCTGGATGGAACCTCAAAAAGAAATTGTGAATCATTCATTAGGTATACATTGATTAAATGAGAGACATTCTACATTCTGCACACCCAGCTCCGGATGTCATTCAGAGTTGGAGTTTTCTTGGCTTGTGGACAATAATTTCCCCAGCATCTGCCGAGCACGTTGTCTTATGATACTACAGAGCTAACAGGGATGACGATTCTGGTGTTGGTGGTCTGGTATGTTTACCCTTTTGTAGCTTCTGTTGTCCAATTCTTGCTTCTGATGGCTTCAGCaaaataagatttggtatgatGCTGCCTGATAGCTGCTGCTTTCTCACCCCTTTCTGGGACCAAAATGAACTTAAATTTTCTGTTGCTGTCCATCCAGCATTTAATGTAATCTCAAGAGGTATAATCACTCATCCCCACCCCCTCTTTCTTTGTACTGCATTAAAACTGATATACCTAACATTTTATTGTGTTCAAgactaccaaaaaaaaaaaataagcaaaattGTCACTTGTTTTCCATCTCCTGAATGACATTCATTTCTCCTTCGATGCTGCATTAAATACATGAACTATCCATCTCAGTACTTTAAGACATAATAGTTGCTTTCCTAATAAATTCCTGCTGCGCTCAGCTCCAGTCCATTCAAACCAGGTTTCTGGCCTTGCGTTTGACTTAAAGATGTCATAAGATTTATATACAGCATGGTAACAAATCCTATCTCCCCCATGTATAGAgctgagaaaaaaataatctgaAAAAGTGAAAAAACGAAAGAATTGAGGGAGAACACAGAAGGTGATAGCTTGGCCAGATGTGACAAAAGAAAAGATTTCCGGTTCAAAGAGTTACCAGAAAAGGTGATCTGCCATACGAAGAGAAGAGATAAGGTTCTTGAGAGAAGCATCTGGGAGCATTTCCATTGAGGAACTTTATATGGCAAGGAAATAGAGATAGGAGGTGCTTTTGCAGTACTGTtattaacaacaacaaagacGGTATTGGGGGTTTTAAAAACCTACAATTACACACAAAAGGTTGCTAATGGAGTGGCTCTGGAGGTCTAGCAGAATTATGtttgttggggggggggggggggttgttaTCAGAAGATCAAAAGCAAGGATGGAGTGCCAAAGATGTTAACAACACCTCATGGAGTTTCTGTTTGGTAAAGTATTAGTTTTATGTGgcataatttcatatttaaaattggATTTCAAAGTTGGCAATGGAGAGAAGATCTCATTTTGGCTGGTTCAAATTACATATAGTAGTTATAATTTCAATGTTTGGCAAGTGCTGAATTTGTAACCTTTCGAATACAAATCAGCAGCTATCCAACACCAATGATAGCCTTCTATGGAAGCCAAGGAGCAATGGAGTTGTTTCAGTAAGTTCGTGCTACAAAGATCTAACAAAGGTGGATAGTCCTGAAAAGCCTTGGCCATGGAAACAAATTTGGAGGTCCAGAGCTCCACTCAAGGTTGCTTGCTTCACATGGGTAGCGTTAAATGAAGTTCATCTTACACATGAGAATCTCCACAGAGAAGTATTATTTTAACTAGCAAATGTTCTCCATGGAAGAGAAACAGTGATATCACTTATTTTTACACTGCCAAGTTACCACCCAACTGTGGCAACTCCTCAAAAATATGATTGCTTTGCAGTGGGTTATGCCCAGGTCAACAGGAGATCTGCTGAGGTGCCGTACAGAAAGTGAGTCAGGAAGAAAAAACTATTATGGTGGACTACTAGACCAGCATGCATATCATGGACTATTTGGACCGAGAGAAATATGTTTTGAAGACCATTAACTCCATTCAGCAGATAAAGGTCATTtggtttatttttgttatgcTGTTTCTGTAGAATGGAATACATAAATGAAGCTGAAATAGTTTTACAGGTGCTAGAGTCTTTACAGGATCAGTGGTGGTactttgttttgttattttgcTAATTTGCAAATATTGTACAATGGCTATAGAACAATCTTCTTGCTggtttaatttatgtataagatTTCCTTACCATTtcagagagagaaaaaagagaagaaaatattaggCAGTGTTTTCGTTTTACTGGACCAAACATGAAGCCATAAGTGACAAGCGCATTGCATGGAGGGGTTGAGGGAGGAAGGGGCTTGCAAATGTTACCTCACGACCAATCTGTTTCACTGATTTCTTGAAAGGAGTCACCAAGTCGACACGGCGATCTTCCTCGGCATCCTTTAAGAAatcttcatcatcatcgtcCTCATCCATGTTAGTATGAGGCTCCACAAGaggtaaataaaataataggaaaGATCTCAAGGAGGTCAGTGCAAGATTCCTCCACATGAATGCTGAGAATAAAGGTTTTAACTCAAGGTTGTATTGTTTGGTACTGTGCTTCAATGAATCATACTGCAAGTTAATTATTGATTCATTTTGTATGGTAGATATATAATCTTCAGAAAATCCCGTGCCAGCATCGCAAAATGCAACTCGTGCAGCACCGTTACTGTCAAAACAACTAGTCAAGGTTTTGCTGACAGTAGAATAAGTGTtgcatttatttcttttatgacAGAAGATGGgaataaacataacaaaaaatgCCATACACATGTGTCTCCATTTCAGTATGGAAAAAACTAAACTACATAAACCGCCGAGAAGCAGCTAGCTAGCTACACCCACCCTCTTCGACTTGTTAGAAGTACCGATATTTGCAGGTAGTTGGCAGTTTGCAGatatataaacaattaatatgaGAATTACAGTGTGCTATGAAAAATCCCTCTAATGAGAACTACAGTCGtcaattttatcattaattcCATCACAAATGAATAGAGTTTGAACCAGAAAAGACTTATAGATAAAGAAGACCTCCTTAAACCAGTAGCAATATATgttcaaatatcatattatatttctTGTTGAGTTAATAGTCAAACCCAAGTAAACTGATACACAGTAGGCATGCAGTGAGTCCTCTATATCCTTCAGATCCACCTTAAATTAAACTTACGTATGGAAATCTTTAAAGATAAGAGGATGATTTTATtaagaaagagttgaatctagTGAAGGAGGAGGGTTTCCCTTgcccaaataaaaaaataaaaaattggcaGATAAAGGATCATTTCCACCATTTGGCCAAGAatcctcttcttttcttggGATGGAACCTGATAGGATTTAACTGTATTAGTCACAAAGGAGATGTTATAGCAGTAGAGAAATGGGAAACCAACCTAGAGATCCCAAGGTGAGACTCCCAACTACAGCACTTGGTGGGCAGGATTACCTTGGCTTCCCAGTAGACAATGAAGGTGCAGGCAAGCTAGCCCAAACAccacttgattatttttttttaaaagtttcaaCATCTTATAACAGAAAAAATGTAGAAATTCTAGTGGGTCAGCAAGGTCAGATGACCAATGTATTGAACACCCAAATAATAAGAAAGGTTGTTGTGAGTTATGGTGGGGACTACTCATGGAACTAACACTCTGAATAGTAAGTCATTTTCAGATAGAATTGACAAGGAAAGAGATAATATAGACTATTGTTCCTAGGAGGAGAATAGACTAAAGGTGTGGAAGAAATAGTACAGCCATTGCAGCCATCCATATGCACACAAAATCAATGCCGACAACAAAATTTCAACCGTTCAGGGATTCTAAGTGGTGAACATCATAGAAAAAAATGTGACAAAACAAGGGAGACATCCATGGATAGAAGGAAGGAAATTGGCTCAACGGTTTAGGAGACTGGCAACAAAACATTAATAATGAGAATATGGAGAGATACACCTCCACAATAGTAAGTCCTAGTGCTGCTTATTTTCTGCAGCATTAAATTTATTGTATAGGGTTGTCACCGCATCACATGGGATTTTCTATGTGTTAGTTCAAATAACCATATATGAAATGTTTTTTGCTACATTATGTATGAGTGAAAACCTCAGGGCTAAAGTTCTTGCTTACCAATCAAAAGGACTCTGGATTCTGTAAAGAAACACAAACTATGAACTTCTCCAATATTAGCTCAGAACACAACATAGTGAATTTTCCACCCAAAAAAGGCCGCTCTATCTTTCTATAGATTCTCCTACGGTTGGAAAAGAATGCATGCGAATGCATATAAGTGCACACACGATACATATTCACATTATAGGTGAATGTTGAAGAAATATTGGAGTTGGAGGCTGAACTAGCAACAACACTGGCACTAATTGAACTCTGAATAGAGAATCACTATTAAGATATGCAACAACATATGACATCATAACTAATAATACTCTTTAACCAAAATCTATGTCATTGAGAAAAAGGGCACACAATCAACAAACTCCCGACTCCTGAGTCCACATACAAAAGGATTGCTATAAGGCTTTGGTCTAGTGATAAGTGTGGAATGCGTGATGTGTTGGTTAGGCGCAGTTGCAGGAGCCTAGTGCTTAGGTGGAGAAGGATAGAGACGCAGGCTCAATATCCGCTGAGTTTGGATTCGTAAACCATTAGACCTTGGGATTTATTGGTTTTCAAGAATAAACATACACAAAAGATTTGATCTTGACATTCACTCACTACGTAAAAGTCCCTAACAAGGCAAACCAGCAAGAGTTCTACAACAAAAGGTAGCCTCCACAAATTGAACCATGGATAGAGCCATATAATCAAGGAATACAATCACAAATAACATCATAACTAACATTATTTCCATAACCATCATGTTTTCATCCGGTGGAAACAGGAGTGAACTTAAAAACAAATT
This genomic window contains:
- the LOC101252170 gene encoding uncharacterized protein, producing the protein MAGIAILLDLLKKNPSFNGQTLHSYGIFSAKLATTAAAASVAASYPFASRAFFGNGAARVAFCDAGTGFSEDYISTIQNESIINLQYDSLKHSTKQYNLELKPLFSAFMWRNLALTSLRSFLLFYLPLVEPHTNMDEDDDDEDFLKDAEEDRRVDLVTPFKKSVKQIGRETAVVTTRRVLERLAVHYVSQRMAWKLLKDVPKSAARKAQRGMPSMIYFCSVTKTTCRGHFLGVLASWFVQVGIDIWRFFKSKQDDDTLDGSEKMKLLGRKISIVTVRCSASLVFASIGAGIGAMIFRPTTGQWIGCAIGDVAGPVIVAFCFDKVLHMEL